In Nocardia yunnanensis, one DNA window encodes the following:
- a CDS encoding DUF222 domain-containing protein: MNSMGVTFDNCGITELVTAVETLSATLAHATLTPFADADVVALMQQLETCKRKLSALDSKLIIEASDRSLPEASGAGKLVPFLRQTLGLSAHDASVRVKITRECGEFTEPNGRPRPAALPVAAEAFAAGALSRDHVRHIVDIMTHLPADIPVETRVDVEQVLVEQSCEGLFPDDLPKIGREILARLDPDGTVINDADRRRRRGLAIGRPGVDGMSWVEGWITPELRACLDAVLAKFARPGMCNAEDPESPGVPGASNTARTARTSGAARTPGAVVTPGSIVASGAAVCDLPGQAVAGAVVTGGGVGAAATDVVNTGAAAFSEPFRVAVRLLV; this comes from the coding sequence ATGAATTCGATGGGGGTGACATTCGACAACTGCGGCATCACCGAACTGGTGACCGCAGTAGAAACCCTCTCGGCCACCCTTGCTCACGCCACCCTCACCCCGTTCGCGGATGCCGATGTGGTGGCGTTGATGCAGCAGCTGGAAACCTGCAAGCGCAAACTGTCGGCGCTGGATTCGAAGCTGATCATCGAAGCCTCGGATCGTTCGTTGCCGGAGGCCAGTGGTGCGGGCAAGTTGGTGCCGTTCCTGCGTCAAACCCTGGGCCTGTCCGCCCATGACGCCTCGGTGCGGGTGAAGATCACCCGCGAATGCGGCGAGTTCACCGAACCCAACGGCCGTCCGCGCCCCGCGGCTTTGCCGGTGGCTGCGGAAGCCTTTGCCGCGGGTGCGCTCTCGCGTGACCACGTCCGTCACATCGTGGACATCATGACGCATCTGCCCGCCGACATCCCGGTCGAAACTCGGGTGGATGTGGAGCAGGTGCTGGTGGAACAGTCTTGTGAGGGTTTGTTCCCCGACGACCTGCCCAAGATCGGCCGCGAGATCCTCGCGCGTTTGGATCCGGACGGCACGGTGATCAATGATGCCGACCGCCGCCGCCGTCGCGGCTTGGCGATCGGCCGCCCGGGTGTGGACGGCATGTCGTGGGTGGAAGGCTGGATCACCCCGGAACTGCGGGCCTGCCTGGACGCGGTGCTGGCCAAGTTCGCCCGCCCGGGCATGTGCAACGCCGAAGACCCCGAAAGCCCCGGCGTTCCCGGTGCTTCCAACACTGCCCGCACTGCCCGCACTTCCGGCGCTGCCCGCACTCCTGGTGCTGTCGTTACGCCCGGCTCCATCGTGGCGTCCGGCGCTGCTGTCTGCGACCTGCCCGGTCAGGCTGTGGCCGGCGCTGTGGTCACGGGTGGCGGTGTCGGCGCTGCGGCCACCGACGTTGTAAACACCGGCGCTGCGGCCTTCAGTGAGCCTTTCCGGGTAGCGGTCCGGCTTCTGGTTTGA
- the murA gene encoding UDP-N-acetylglucosamine 1-carboxyvinyltransferase: MSERFLVTGGSRLVGEVAVGGAKNSVLKLMAAALLAEGTTTITNCPDILDVPLMAEVLRGLGCDVTVDHETVTIATPAEPKYHADFPAVTQFRASVCVLGPLMARCKRAVVALPGGDAIGSRPLDMHQAGLRLLGATSEIEHGCLVARAEELQGARIRLDFPSVGATENILMAAVLAEGETVIDNAAREPEIVDLCNMLARMGAKISGAGTSVLTIEGVDKLAPTTHRVIGDRIVAATWGIAAAMTTGDVRVTGINPKHLSLVLDKLRSAGARISFEPDGFRVVQADRPRAVNFSTLPFPGFPTDLQPMAIGLAAIADGTSMITENIFEARFRFVEEMIRLGADARTDGHHAVVRGIPRLSSAPVWSSDIRAGAGLVLAGLVADGVTEVHDVFHIDRGYPDFVENLRSLGAQIERVGTSD, translated from the coding sequence GTGAGTGAACGGTTTCTGGTGACCGGGGGCAGCAGGCTCGTCGGTGAGGTCGCGGTGGGCGGCGCGAAGAACAGCGTCCTCAAGCTGATGGCCGCCGCGCTGCTGGCCGAGGGTACGACCACCATCACGAACTGCCCGGACATCCTGGATGTGCCGCTGATGGCCGAGGTCCTGCGGGGCCTCGGCTGCGACGTGACGGTCGACCACGAGACCGTGACCATCGCGACCCCCGCGGAACCCAAGTACCACGCGGACTTCCCGGCCGTCACCCAGTTCCGCGCCTCGGTGTGCGTGCTCGGTCCGCTCATGGCGCGCTGCAAGCGGGCCGTGGTGGCGCTGCCCGGCGGTGACGCCATCGGCTCGCGTCCCCTCGACATGCATCAGGCCGGCCTGCGGCTGCTCGGCGCGACCTCGGAGATCGAGCACGGCTGCCTGGTCGCGCGCGCCGAGGAATTACAGGGCGCGCGCATTCGCCTGGACTTCCCGTCGGTCGGCGCGACCGAGAACATCCTGATGGCCGCGGTGCTCGCCGAGGGCGAGACCGTCATCGACAATGCCGCGCGCGAACCGGAAATCGTGGATCTCTGCAACATGCTGGCGCGCATGGGCGCGAAGATCTCCGGTGCGGGCACCTCGGTGCTCACCATCGAGGGCGTCGACAAGCTCGCTCCCACCACCCATCGCGTGATCGGCGACCGCATCGTCGCCGCCACCTGGGGTATCGCGGCCGCCATGACCACCGGTGACGTGCGGGTGACGGGCATCAACCCCAAGCATCTGTCGCTGGTGCTGGACAAGCTGCGTTCCGCCGGCGCGCGAATCTCGTTCGAACCGGACGGTTTTCGCGTGGTGCAGGCCGATCGCCCCCGCGCGGTGAACTTCTCCACCCTGCCGTTCCCGGGTTTCCCCACCGATCTGCAGCCCATGGCCATCGGCCTGGCCGCGATCGCCGACGGCACCTCGATGATCACCGAGAACATCTTCGAAGCGCGCTTCCGCTTCGTCGAGGAGATGATCCGGCTGGGCGCCGACGCCCGCACCGACGGACATCACGCGGTGGTGCGCGGTATTCCGCGACTGTCCTCGGCTCCGGTGTGGTCCTCCGACATTCGCGCCGGCGCGGGTCTGGTGCTCGCGGGCCTGGTGGCCGACGGCGTCACCGAAGTGCACGACGTCTTCCACATCGACCGCGGCTACCCGGATTTCGTGGAGAACCTGCGCTCGCTCGGGGCGCAGATCGAACGGGTCGGCACTTCGGACTGA
- a CDS encoding cob(I)yrinic acid a,c-diamide adenosyltransferase — protein sequence MSVHLTRIYTRTGDDGTTGLSDFSRVAKTDPRLIAYADCDETNAALGVAIALGAPDERLLGVLRSIQNDLFDAGADLSTPVVAEPKYPPLRITQDYIDRLEKWCDEFNAPLAPLNSFILPGGTPLAALLHTARTVARRAERSAWAAVAAHPDDTSVLPAKYLNRLSDLLFILSRVANPEGDILWRPGGEATSTGTDH from the coding sequence GTGAGCGTTCACCTGACTCGGATCTACACGCGGACCGGCGATGACGGCACCACCGGTTTGAGCGATTTCTCCCGCGTTGCCAAGACCGATCCGCGGCTGATCGCCTATGCCGACTGTGACGAAACCAATGCGGCACTCGGGGTGGCCATCGCGCTCGGCGCACCCGACGAGCGCCTGCTCGGTGTGCTGCGTTCCATACAGAACGATCTGTTCGACGCCGGCGCGGACCTGTCCACCCCCGTGGTCGCCGAGCCCAAGTACCCGCCGCTGCGCATCACCCAGGACTACATCGACCGCCTCGAGAAGTGGTGCGACGAGTTCAATGCGCCTCTGGCGCCGTTGAATTCGTTCATCCTGCCCGGCGGCACCCCGCTGGCCGCCCTGCTGCACACGGCGCGCACCGTGGCGCGACGCGCCGAGCGCTCCGCCTGGGCCGCGGTCGCCGCGCACCCGGACGACACGAGCGTGCTGCCCGCGAAATACCTCAACCGGCTGTCCGACCTGCTGTTCATTCTGAGCCGGGTGGCCAATCCCGAGGGCGACATCCTTTGGCGCCCGGGCGGAGAGGCCACGAGCACGGGAACGGACCACTAG
- a CDS encoding DUF2550 domain-containing protein — protein sequence MWLLIILVLLLVGLALASTYRLVMLRRGGTAALLRVLPARGHGGGWRHGLIRYDEDTLLFYKLSSLKLGPDSTMRRLAIEIGPRRSPQGDEYDIMTDEVIVMCSDGDGSYELALDRGAMAAFLSWVESRPSERIRRRRAG from the coding sequence ATGTGGCTTCTGATCATTCTGGTGTTGCTGCTCGTCGGTTTGGCCCTGGCCTCGACCTATCGCTTGGTGATGCTCCGCCGCGGCGGCACCGCCGCACTGCTGCGGGTACTGCCCGCGCGCGGGCACGGCGGCGGCTGGCGGCACGGCCTCATTCGCTACGACGAGGACACCCTCCTCTTCTACAAACTCTCCAGTCTGAAACTCGGCCCGGACTCCACCATGCGCCGGCTCGCTATCGAGATCGGCCCGCGCCGGTCCCCGCAGGGCGACGAGTACGACATCATGACCGACGAGGTCATCGTCATGTGCTCCGACGGCGACGGCAGCTACGAGCTGGCGCTGGACCGCGGCGCCATGGCCGCCTTCCTGTCGTGGGTGGAATCCCGCCCCTCCGAGCGCATTCGCCGCCGCCGCGCCGGATAG
- a CDS encoding MspA family porin encodes MYGKAIRIRGGRAFGVALAAAVVFGFGPAGPAHADTFIPLPGGSITRQLADGTNLTVTITGESAKISGSMGDTPAHRNVWTTAVASVDLDGPSASSATIKISPGYIVGCQVDISGGINNGVSGGVTNDPSKATQTNPFGGLSATQSLSEGISIGPGQAVARLMLDLEKPDDYGMESHKRYNKVPGPHASVSWTDETFAVDGCGGYAQARSFVAAEVDSTNFIGNLVLYGEPFSMG; translated from the coding sequence ATGTACGGCAAGGCAATTCGCATTCGGGGCGGCCGGGCGTTCGGGGTGGCGCTGGCCGCGGCGGTGGTGTTCGGATTCGGGCCGGCCGGCCCGGCGCACGCCGACACATTCATTCCGCTGCCCGGTGGGTCGATCACCCGCCAGCTCGCCGACGGTACGAATCTGACGGTCACGATCACCGGTGAGTCCGCGAAGATCAGCGGCTCCATGGGTGACACCCCGGCGCACCGCAATGTCTGGACCACCGCGGTGGCCAGCGTGGATCTCGACGGCCCGAGCGCTTCCAGCGCGACCATCAAGATCAGCCCCGGCTATATCGTCGGCTGCCAGGTGGATATCAGCGGCGGCATCAACAATGGCGTCAGCGGCGGGGTGACGAACGACCCCTCCAAGGCGACCCAGACCAATCCGTTCGGCGGACTCTCGGCGACCCAGTCCCTTTCCGAGGGCATCAGCATCGGACCCGGCCAGGCCGTGGCCCGGCTCATGCTGGACCTCGAGAAGCCCGACGACTACGGCATGGAATCGCACAAGCGCTACAACAAGGTTCCCGGCCCGCACGCCAGTGTGAGCTGGACCGACGAAACCTTCGCCGTGGACGGCTGCGGCGGCTACGCCCAGGCGCGCTCGTTCGTGGCGGCGGAGGTCGACAGCACCAACTTCATCGGCAACCTCGTGCTGTACGGCGAGCCGTTCTCCATGGGCTGA
- a CDS encoding MspA family porin, with protein MSGLRYGKWGVAAAVFAVALGFFSPGAANADVVVPLPDGHIEGPGVKITSLGERAIISPSLADNGAGRTSWVSGNVTADVDTPDGVVGPNNGPKNFPGTNNSGTHGSSNLTTGYIVGCQVNLGTFSANSSFTVSATPSLSGGFSFPLSPGQVQWVAINNIELIKSGSYTINYQDIPMEIQGCGGYAQARQVSVVEIIGTDYHKVSLYGQPFSIG; from the coding sequence ATGAGCGGGCTTCGTTATGGCAAGTGGGGGGTGGCCGCCGCGGTTTTCGCGGTCGCCCTCGGATTCTTCTCACCGGGAGCGGCCAACGCGGACGTGGTGGTTCCGCTCCCCGACGGGCACATCGAGGGCCCGGGCGTGAAAATCACCAGTCTCGGTGAGCGCGCGATCATTTCGCCGTCCCTGGCGGACAACGGTGCGGGCCGCACCTCCTGGGTGAGCGGCAACGTCACCGCCGACGTGGACACACCGGACGGTGTCGTCGGGCCCAACAACGGCCCGAAGAACTTCCCGGGCACCAACAATTCCGGTACGCACGGATCGTCCAACCTCACGACGGGATACATCGTCGGCTGCCAGGTGAACCTCGGGACCTTCAGTGCGAACTCGTCGTTCACGGTCAGCGCCACCCCGAGCCTCTCGGGCGGCTTCAGTTTCCCGCTGTCGCCAGGGCAGGTGCAGTGGGTCGCGATCAACAACATCGAGCTGATCAAGAGCGGCAGCTACACCATCAACTATCAGGACATTCCGATGGAGATTCAGGGCTGCGGCGGTTACGCGCAGGCCCGCCAGGTCTCCGTGGTCGAGATCATCGGCACGGACTACCACAAGGTCTCCCTCTACGGCCAGCCGTTCAGCATCGGCTGA
- a CDS encoding NAD(P)-dependent alcohol dehydrogenase — translation MEITAAVARGGDKPFSLETLELEDPRAGEVLVRIVASGVCHTDLVTKGLFPPELPIVLGHEGAGIVERIGSEVTGIAVGDHVLLTYASCGTCSRCTAGLPPYCENFVVLNTSGGRADFTSPLSNNGEKVMGAFFGQSSFATHALVPARSVVVVDKDVDLVATAPFGCGVQTGAGAVANVMKPGPNDSIAIFGVGGVGMAALMAARAIGAGTIVAVDLSADRLEVAEELGADVTIDGAAEDVVARIQAATGGGANFALDTTALNAVIAKGLEALAPMGTLVLVGLGEASMDLEIGHLTGNGKAVRGCIEGSGDPQRFIPQLLRWHAEGKFPIEKISKTYKFTDIDTALDDAHHGGTIKPILTFD, via the coding sequence GTGGAAATTACCGCCGCCGTCGCCCGCGGAGGGGACAAGCCGTTCTCGCTGGAGACGCTGGAACTCGAGGACCCACGCGCCGGTGAGGTGCTGGTACGCATCGTCGCCAGCGGCGTGTGCCATACCGACCTGGTCACCAAGGGCCTGTTCCCGCCCGAGTTGCCGATCGTGCTCGGGCACGAGGGCGCGGGCATTGTCGAACGGATTGGCTCGGAGGTAACCGGAATCGCCGTGGGCGATCACGTACTGCTGACCTACGCCAGTTGCGGTACGTGTTCCCGCTGCACCGCCGGGCTCCCGCCCTATTGCGAGAATTTCGTCGTTCTCAACACCTCCGGCGGGCGCGCGGATTTCACTTCGCCGCTGAGCAACAATGGCGAGAAGGTGATGGGCGCGTTCTTCGGGCAGTCCAGTTTCGCCACCCACGCACTGGTCCCGGCCCGCAGTGTCGTGGTGGTGGACAAGGATGTCGACCTGGTCGCCACCGCGCCCTTCGGCTGCGGGGTGCAGACCGGCGCGGGCGCGGTCGCCAATGTCATGAAGCCGGGCCCGAACGACTCGATCGCCATCTTCGGCGTCGGCGGGGTGGGCATGGCGGCGCTCATGGCGGCCCGGGCGATCGGCGCGGGAACCATTGTGGCCGTCGATCTTTCGGCCGATCGACTGGAGGTGGCCGAGGAACTCGGCGCGGACGTCACCATCGACGGCGCAGCCGAGGACGTGGTGGCGCGGATTCAGGCGGCCACGGGCGGGGGTGCGAACTTCGCGCTCGACACCACGGCGCTCAATGCCGTCATCGCCAAGGGCCTGGAAGCGTTGGCGCCCATGGGAACCCTGGTGCTCGTCGGCCTGGGCGAGGCGAGCATGGATCTGGAGATCGGCCACCTCACCGGCAACGGCAAGGCGGTGCGCGGGTGCATCGAGGGCAGCGGTGATCCGCAGCGGTTCATTCCGCAGCTGCTGCGCTGGCATGCCGAGGGCAAATTCCCGATCGAGAAGATCAGCAAGACCTACAAGTTCACCGATATCGACACCGCACTGGACGACGCCCACCACGGCGGCACGATCAAGCCGATCCTGACCTTCGACTGA
- a CDS encoding F0F1 ATP synthase subunit epsilon, with amino-acid sequence MADMSVDLVAVERLVWSGRAKFVSAQTTEGEIGILAGHEPLLGQLVEGGTVTIVSDSDERIVAAVHGGFFSVTATSVRVLAESAEFSFDIDEAAAKAVVADADASPAALAKAQGQLRALEKAASA; translated from the coding sequence ATGGCAGATATGTCCGTTGATCTGGTCGCCGTCGAGCGACTGGTGTGGTCGGGCCGGGCGAAATTCGTCTCGGCGCAGACCACCGAAGGTGAGATCGGCATCCTGGCCGGCCACGAACCGCTGCTCGGGCAGCTCGTCGAGGGCGGCACGGTGACCATCGTGTCCGACTCCGACGAGCGCATCGTGGCGGCCGTGCACGGCGGCTTCTTCTCGGTCACCGCCACGTCGGTGCGCGTGCTGGCCGAGTCCGCCGAGTTCTCCTTCGACATCGACGAGGCGGCCGCCAAGGCCGTCGTCGCCGATGCGGATGCGAGCCCGGCCGCGCTGGCCAAGGCACAGGGTCAGTTGCGGGCGCTCGAGAAGGCGGCTTCGGCCTAG
- the atpD gene encoding F0F1 ATP synthase subunit beta has translation MTAATETRVGTGRVARVIGPVVDVEFPRGSIPDLYNALNVDIALPSVAKTLTLEVAQHLGDNIVRTISMQPTDGLIRGADVRDTGKPISVPVGDVVKGHVFNALGDCLDTPGLGRDGEQWGIHRRPPAFDQLEGKTEILETGIKVIDLLTPYVKGGKIGLFGGAGVGKTVLIQEMITRIAREFSGTSVFAGVGERTREGTDLHLEMEEMGVLQDTALVFGQMDEPPGTRMRVALSALTMAEYFRDVQNQDVLLFIDNIFRFTQAGSEVSTLLGRMPSAVGYQPTLADEMGQLQERITSTRGRSITSMQAIYVPADDYTDPAPATTFAHLDATTELSRPISQKGIYPAVDPLSSTSRILEASIVGERHFRVANEVKRILQKYKELQDIIAILGMDELSEEDKVLVGRARRLEKFLGQNFIVAEKFTGQPGSVVPLEQTIDDFDRVCKGEFDHLPEQAFNSCGGLDDVEAAAKKIAGK, from the coding sequence ATGACCGCAGCTACTGAAACTCGGGTCGGCACAGGCCGTGTCGCCCGCGTCATCGGACCCGTCGTGGACGTCGAGTTCCCGCGCGGTTCGATCCCTGACCTGTACAACGCCCTGAACGTGGACATCGCGCTCCCGTCCGTGGCCAAGACCCTGACCCTCGAGGTCGCGCAGCACCTGGGCGACAACATCGTTCGCACCATCTCGATGCAGCCGACCGACGGTCTGATCCGTGGCGCCGACGTGCGCGACACCGGCAAGCCGATCTCGGTGCCCGTCGGTGACGTCGTCAAGGGCCACGTGTTCAACGCGCTCGGCGACTGCCTCGACACCCCGGGTCTGGGCCGCGACGGCGAGCAGTGGGGCATCCACCGCCGGCCGCCCGCCTTCGACCAGCTCGAGGGCAAGACCGAGATCCTCGAGACCGGCATCAAGGTCATCGACCTGCTGACCCCGTACGTCAAGGGCGGCAAGATCGGTCTGTTCGGTGGTGCCGGTGTCGGCAAGACCGTGCTGATCCAGGAGATGATCACCCGTATCGCGCGTGAGTTCTCCGGCACGTCCGTGTTCGCGGGCGTCGGTGAGCGCACCCGTGAGGGCACCGACCTGCACCTGGAAATGGAAGAGATGGGCGTCCTTCAGGACACCGCCCTCGTCTTCGGCCAGATGGACGAGCCGCCGGGCACGCGTATGCGCGTCGCCCTCTCGGCCCTGACCATGGCCGAGTACTTCCGCGACGTCCAGAACCAGGACGTGCTGCTGTTCATCGACAACATTTTCCGTTTCACCCAGGCCGGTTCCGAGGTCTCGACCCTGCTGGGTCGTATGCCCTCGGCCGTCGGTTACCAGCCGACCCTGGCGGACGAGATGGGTCAGCTGCAGGAGCGCATCACCTCGACCCGTGGCCGCTCGATCACCTCGATGCAGGCGATCTACGTGCCCGCGGACGACTACACCGACCCCGCGCCGGCCACCACCTTCGCGCACTTGGACGCCACCACCGAGCTCTCGCGTCCGATTTCGCAGAAGGGCATCTACCCGGCCGTCGACCCGCTGTCCTCGACCTCTCGTATCCTCGAGGCTTCGATCGTCGGCGAGCGGCACTTCCGGGTGGCCAACGAGGTCAAGCGAATCCTGCAGAAGTACAAGGAACTTCAGGACATCATCGCCATCCTCGGCATGGACGAGCTCTCCGAAGAGGACAAGGTCCTCGTCGGTCGCGCCCGTCGTCTGGAGAAGTTCCTCGGCCAGAACTTCATCGTGGCCGAGAAGTTCACCGGTCAGCCGGGTTCGGTCGTGCCGCTGGAGCAGACCATCGACGACTTCGATCGGGTCTGCAAGGGCGAGTTCGACCACCTGCCGGAGCAGGCGTTCAACTCCTGCGGTGGCCTGGACGACGTCGAGGCGGCCGCGAAGAAGATCGCCGGGAAGTAG
- a CDS encoding F0F1 ATP synthase subunit gamma, whose protein sequence is MPSVRELRSRIRSVSSIKKITKAQELIATSRISKAQARVAAAKPYAEEITKVLAELASASGNLNHPLLTERENPRRAAVLVITSDRGMCGGYNSNVLKRAEELMTTLRSEGKEPVLYVMGAKGLTYYTFRKRTVNGSWLGFSQQPNYADASAACNHLVEAFMAGADGEVATPNGAGTMAGVDELHIVYTRFVSMLSQQPEVRRLAPIQVTFVDENFDMGPDSFTDSESAELKPQYEFEPDADRLLGALLPKYVNTRIYSSLLEAAASESAARRTAMKAATDNATDLVNSLTRTANSLRQAQITQEITEIVGGANALAASSDRD, encoded by the coding sequence ATGCCAAGCGTGCGTGAACTTCGCTCCCGTATTCGTTCCGTGAGCTCGATCAAGAAGATCACCAAGGCGCAGGAACTGATCGCGACCTCGCGAATCAGCAAGGCGCAGGCGCGTGTCGCCGCCGCCAAGCCCTACGCGGAGGAGATCACCAAGGTGCTCGCCGAATTGGCGAGCGCCAGTGGGAATCTCAACCACCCGCTGCTGACCGAGCGTGAGAACCCGCGTCGCGCAGCCGTTCTCGTCATCACCTCCGACCGCGGTATGTGCGGTGGTTACAACTCCAACGTGCTCAAGCGCGCCGAGGAGCTCATGACCACCCTGCGCTCCGAGGGCAAGGAGCCGGTGCTGTACGTGATGGGTGCGAAGGGCCTGACCTACTACACCTTCCGCAAGCGGACGGTGAACGGTTCCTGGCTGGGCTTCTCGCAGCAGCCGAACTACGCCGACGCCTCGGCCGCGTGCAACCACCTGGTGGAGGCGTTCATGGCCGGCGCCGACGGCGAGGTCGCCACCCCGAACGGGGCGGGCACCATGGCCGGCGTCGACGAACTGCACATCGTCTACACGCGTTTCGTGTCGATGCTGTCGCAGCAGCCCGAGGTGCGTCGCCTGGCCCCGATCCAGGTGACGTTCGTGGACGAGAACTTCGACATGGGTCCCGACAGCTTCACCGACTCCGAGTCGGCGGAACTGAAGCCCCAGTACGAGTTCGAGCCGGACGCGGATCGCCTGCTGGGCGCGCTGCTGCCGAAGTACGTCAACACTCGGATCTACTCGTCGCTGCTCGAGGCGGCGGCATCGGAGTCGGCTGCGCGCCGCACCGCCATGAAGGCCGCGACGGATAACGCCACGGACCTGGTCAATTCGCTGACCCGGACCGCGAACTCGTTGCGCCAGGCGCAGATTACGCAGGAAATCACGGAAATCGTCGGTGGCGCCAACGCGCTGGCGGCGAGCTCGGACCGCGACTAA
- the atpA gene encoding F0F1 ATP synthase subunit alpha, translating to MAELTISPDEIRSAIESYTQSYTPETSIEEVGVVTDTGDGIAHISGLPSAMANELLEFPGGVLGVALNLEDTEIGAVVLGEFDTLEEGQQVRRTGDVLSVPVGDKFLGRVIDPLGAPIDGLGEIEADERRVLELQAATVLERQPVGEPMATGITAIDALTAIGRGQRQLVIGDRKTGKTAVCIDAIINQKANWATGDPTKQVRCIYVAIGQKGSTIAGVKSALEAHGAMEYTTIVAAPASDSAGFKWLAPYTGSALGQHWMYQGKHVLIVFDDLSKQAEAYRAISLLLRRPPGREAYPGDVFYLHSRLLERCAKLSDELGAGSMTGLPIIETKANDVSAFIPTNVISITDGQVFLESDLFNKGVRPAINVGISVSRVGGAAQTKAMKKVSGSLRLELASYRELEAFSAFASDLDAASLAQLERGARWVELLKQDQYAPVSVEDQVVSLYLVDAGYYDSVPVGDIRRFNSELLENLHSSVQSAFDSLQGGAKVLEGEAADAIEAATDKFKQGFLASDGSRVVEAEAGQLEHEEVESLSVTRKHVEK from the coding sequence ATGGCGGAGCTGACGATCTCCCCCGATGAGATCCGTAGCGCGATCGAGAGCTACACCCAGAGCTACACCCCCGAGACCTCCATCGAAGAGGTCGGTGTCGTCACCGACACCGGCGACGGTATCGCCCACATCAGCGGCCTGCCGTCCGCGATGGCCAACGAGCTGCTGGAGTTCCCGGGCGGCGTCCTCGGCGTGGCGCTCAACCTGGAGGACACCGAAATCGGCGCCGTCGTCCTGGGTGAGTTCGACACCCTCGAAGAGGGCCAGCAGGTCCGCCGCACCGGCGACGTGCTCTCGGTCCCCGTGGGCGACAAGTTCCTCGGCCGCGTCATCGACCCGCTGGGCGCCCCGATCGACGGCCTGGGCGAGATCGAGGCCGACGAGCGTCGCGTGCTCGAGCTGCAGGCCGCCACCGTGCTGGAGCGCCAGCCGGTCGGTGAGCCCATGGCCACCGGCATCACCGCCATCGACGCCCTGACCGCCATCGGCCGCGGCCAGCGTCAGCTGGTCATCGGCGACCGCAAGACCGGCAAGACCGCGGTCTGCATCGACGCGATCATCAACCAGAAGGCCAACTGGGCCACCGGCGATCCGACCAAGCAGGTGCGCTGCATCTACGTCGCGATCGGCCAGAAGGGCTCCACCATCGCGGGCGTGAAGTCGGCCCTCGAGGCGCACGGCGCGATGGAGTACACCACCATCGTCGCGGCGCCCGCGTCGGACTCCGCCGGCTTCAAATGGCTTGCGCCGTACACCGGTTCGGCCCTCGGCCAGCACTGGATGTACCAGGGCAAGCACGTCCTGATCGTGTTCGACGACCTGTCCAAGCAGGCCGAGGCCTACCGCGCCATCTCGCTGCTGCTGCGCCGCCCGCCGGGCCGCGAGGCGTACCCGGGTGACGTGTTCTACCTGCACTCGCGTCTGCTGGAGCGTTGCGCGAAGCTGTCCGACGAGCTGGGCGCGGGCTCGATGACCGGTCTGCCGATCATCGAGACCAAGGCCAACGACGTCTCGGCGTTCATCCCGACCAACGTCATCTCCATCACCGACGGCCAGGTGTTCCTGGAGTCGGACCTCTTCAACAAGGGTGTCCGCCCGGCCATCAACGTCGGTATCTCCGTCTCCCGAGTCGGTGGCGCCGCGCAGACCAAGGCCATGAAGAAGGTCTCCGGTTCGCTGCGTCTGGAGCTGGCCTCCTACCGTGAGCTCGAGGCGTTCTCCGCCTTCGCCTCCGACCTGGACGCCGCCTCGCTGGCCCAGCTGGAGCGTGGCGCGCGCTGGGTCGAGCTGCTCAAGCAGGACCAGTACGCCCCGGTTTCGGTTGAGGACCAGGTCGTTTCGCTGTACCTGGTGGACGCCGGCTACTACGACTCGGTGCCGGTCGGCGACATCCGTCGCTTCAACTCCGAGCTGCTCGAGAACCTGCACTCCAGCGTGCAGTCCGCCTTCGACTCCCTGCAGGGTGGCGCGAAGGTGCTCGAGGGCGAGGCCGCCGACGCGATCGAGGCCGCGACCGACAAGTTCAAGCAGGGCTTCCTGGCGTCCGACGGCTCCCGCGTCGTCGAGGCCGAGGCCGGCCAGCTCGAGCACGAAGAGGTCGAGTCCCTTTCCGTCACCCGCAAGCACGTCGAGAAGTAA